From the Candidatus Obscuribacterales bacterium genome, the window TTGCCGTGCAGCCCACGAGGCAGCTCATCTCGCATAATTTGCAAGAGCACCTCAGCGATCGCCTCGGCAAACTTCAGCAGCACATTGCCAACGAAGCCATCACAAACAATGACGTCAAACTCACCCGACAGTACATCACGGCCTTCGGCATTCCCCACAAAGTCAATGCGGGAATTGTCCTGCAACATTTGATGGGTACGAACGGCTAAGTCATTACCCTTCGACGATTCCTCGCCGATGTTGAGGAGCCCTACCTTGGGATGGTCAATCCCCAGTGCGTACTGGGAATAGATACCACCCATCACCGCAAATTGTTCGAGGAAGCGAGGCCGACAGTCTACATTGGCCCCAACGTCTAGAATCACCACCGACTTGCCTGGTGTCAGGGTGGGGAAGATGGCCCCAATCGCTGGCCGGTCAATGCCCGGCAGCCGCCCTAATCGCAACAGCGCCGCCGCCATTGCCGCACCAGAATGGCCTGCCGAGACCACCCCGTCGGCACGATTCTGCTTGACTAAATCCATCGCCACGTTGATCGACGCTTGGGGCTTTCGCCGTAACGCCGTCAGCGGCTCCTCGTGCATCTCGATCGTCCCTTCTGCCGGGACAACCTCCAAATGTGACGAGGAACCATGACGGTGAATTTCTTCTCGAATCTGCTGTGGATCGCCCACAAGCAGAATATCCGCATCTAGTTCTTCCTGCGCTCTAAGTGCGCCTGCGACAATTTCAGCCGGGGCATGGTCCCCGCCCATCGCATCCACTGCAATCCGTGCCCGATTGGATCCCATCGATCGAAGTTTGTAGAAACCTAAAAAATTTTATCAGATGGCCTAGTACTGAAGGGCCGAATCCGGGCAGATGAGATAGATTATTCCCCTTCTCCGGGTTCAGTAATGCGCTGAAAAAGATACCCTGTGCCCCGGGCGGTCAAAATGAGCTCCGGGTTACTCGGGTCATCCTCCAGTTTGGCACGCAGCCGGGAAATATGAACATCGACTACGCGAGTATCCACATGACGCTCGGGGGTATATCCCCAAACTTCCTGCAAAATTTCGGAGCGCGAGAAGGGTTCTCCCGATCGCCCTACGAGTAATTCCAGCAGGCTGAACTCCATGCCAGTCAAGCGGATACGCTCATCGCCTTTGTAGACTTGGCGCTTGTTGGTGTCAATGCGAATGTTGTTAATTTGGATGACGCCAGAACTAGGAATTCCGGTGGTACCAACTTTTTCAACCCGCCGCAAAACGGAGCGAATTCGCGCTTCTAGCTCCTTGGGCGAAAAAGGTTTCACCACATAATCATCGGCTCCTAGCTCTAGACCAGTGATGCGATCGGCCACATCGCCCAGAGCTGTGAGCATGATAATCGGCACATCCGATTCCTTGCGCAGTTCTTGGCAAACGCCATAGCCATCGAGTTTGGGCATCATGACATCCAGCACGACTAGGTCTGGAGCTGTGGTGCGAAAGGTGTCCAAGGCTTCTTCGCCGTCTGCTGCTGTGACGACGTCATAGCCGATCATAGACAGGCGAGTTTCTAGAATTCGTCGAATGCTCGCTTCGTCATCAACAACAAGTATTTTTTCTTTATGATTTTCCAACTGACTCAACACTCCTTGAAACGACTAGCGTTTAGTCGTTAATTTTCGACACATTATCATGAAGAATAATAGCGTATGTTCTGGCTAAGAATAGCCGAAATTCCCATTGTTGTTACATTTCAACGTTTCTTAATATTCAACTTTGCGCATACAAACATAGAGACAATCCCAAGATTTCTCATTCTAGAAGTTTTGCTATTTTTCTGGCTTGGTCAGGATGAATCGATGGTAGCTCAGTCTGTCTGAGTGGTCGCTTGCCGGTTTGTAACGCCATACTAAAAATTGCTGGGTGATCCGGCAACGTCCCCTAGCCCAACTCCTATGTCAAAATCTCGAACTCAGTATGTTTGCCAAGACTGTGGCGCTGAATCGGCTCAGTTGTTTGGCAAGTGCCCCTTTTGTGGTAGCTGGAACTCGATGGTGGAGCAGGCACCCTCCAGTACGTCTACTGCTAGCCGTCCTGCGGCGAGTGCGATCGCTGTCAAGACGCCAAATACGCCACCCCAAGCGGTGGCATCCCTAACGCTTCCCCAAATTTCTGACCATCCCCAAGCGCGGCTACCGTCGGGCTATGGTGAGCTAGATCGGGTGTTGGGCGGTGGCATTGTGCCGGGCTCTTTGGTGTTAATTGGTGGCGATCCGGGCATTGGTAAGTCAACCCTTTTGCTGCAGGTGGCCAACCAAGTGGCGCGGCAGCAGCGGGTGCTGTATGTATGTGCGGAGGAGTCAGGGCAACAGGTGAAGCTGCGATCGCAACGGCTGGGGGTGGGCCAGCCCCAGGATGATCACACCGATCCGCCAGACTTGTACCTACTGCCGGAGATTGACCTTGAGGCCATTTTGGCAGAATTAACGTCTCTCAAGCCGCAGGTGGCGGTGATTGATAGTATTCAAGCCATTTACTACCGTGCGTTGAATTCTGCTCCGGGATCGGTGTCCCAAGTGCGGGAATGTACCACGGCGTTGATGCAATTGGCCAAGCGCCAGAACATCAGCTTGTTTATTGTGGGTCATGTCACCAAAGATGGGGCGATCGCTGGCCCGAAGGTGTTGGAGCATTTGGTGGATACGGTGCTGTACTTTGAGGGCGATCGCTTTGCTAGCCATCGACTGCTGCGGGCGGTGAAAAATCGCTTTGGGGCCACCCATGAAATTGGCATTTTTGAAATGGTGGATCAGGGTTTGGCCGAGGTGCTGAATCCGTCGGCGCTCTTTTTGGGGACGCGTCAGGAAGCCGTGCCGGGCACCTGTACGATTGTGGCCTGCGAGGGTACACGCCCCTTGGTGATCGAGCTACAGGCGCTGGTTAGTCCTACCAGCTATCCTTCCCCCCGCCGGTCGGCCACGGGCATTGAATACAGCCGTCTGCTGCAAATTTTGGCGGTGCTGGAAAAACGGGTGGGCATTCCCCTGTCTAAGCTGGATGCCTACGTGGCTTCCTCGGGCGGGTTGACGGTAGGAGAACCAGCGGCAGATTTAGGGGTGGCGATCGCTGTGGCGGCTAGTTTCCGCGATCGCATTGTCGATCCCAATACGGTCTTGATTGGTGAGGTAGGCTTGGGTGGCCAGGTGCGGCCCATTTCTCAGATGGAAATTCGCCTCAAAGAGGCAGCCAAGCTGGGGTTTCAGCGGGCCATTGTACCCAAGGGCACCACGGTTCCTAAGCTAGACTTAGAGGTCATTCCCGTGGGGCGTGTGGTGGATGCGATCGCCGCGGCCCTTTTGCCCAACGATAGTTCCGCCACTGCGACCCCAGAACCGGACCCCTAGAGAACTTGGCGTAACTAATTTGTAGTGCTACCACGTTCTGCCCCCAAGGATCGATAGAATTTGAATATCTGGAGCGATCGCCCTCATTGTTCAATCTATGGAGGTGTGCAATGTTCTTGGGGTAATCAGAACATTCCCTGCCGCCTGAAGGATTCAGCTTGTCTACCTTCATCCGTCGGGCATAGGGTGAGGCGAATCTCGCTCTAGACTAAACCCATCATCAGGGTCAGCATCCATCATCATGAACAGCTAAGGCAAAAAGTTTCACGCTAGGTTGCTTCCACTTTCGTCAGGTATCTGCAGCTTGCCTGCATCGTTTCGTCTCATACCAAGTCTCTCAAGATCCGCTACAAGTCGCCCCATCCCAACCCCCTTGCCCAGTCGGGTGGGGACGTTGAGTCGAACGATCCTGTAGCCGTTGAAATCAGAGTATTGGTCTAACATCTGCTGACTTCGTTTCGTAGGCCTCTCAATCCAATGGGAAACCTTGATCGGGCAACTCTTTATGCCACGTTAGGTGATCTACCCCTCCATGATTTTCAGGTCAACCTAAACACCTCGGGTTTGGTGATTGCCAAGCAATTTGAGCAACGCCCTGATTTGCCCGGCGTGGTAATCATGAGCGAGACCAAGATGGTTGGCGTCATTTCTCGACGGCGATTTCATGAGCAAATGAGCAAACCAGTTCAGCAACAAACGTTTCTAGAACAGCCTATTCAAATGCTATTGGAGGCGGAGCTAAAGCGTCGTAAAGCCCGCGTGCTGGTTTTACGGGACACGGAACCGATTGATCTATCCGCCCGTACGGCGCTGAACCGTCCTGCGGATGAGGTGTATGAACCGATCATTGTGATGTTTCAGGATCACAGTATTCCTGATGTGCAGGCGTATTTTTTGCTGGACATGTACACGCTGTTGCAGGCGCAGTCGCAAATTCTCATGGTGATTAATCATGAGATGAGCCAGCAGCGCGCCATTTTGGAAGAAAAGCAGCAGCAGGTGCAGGAAGAGCAGCGCAAGGTTGAGGAATATACCCAGTTGCTGGAAGCGCACCAAGGCGTGATTCAGGAGCGCAATTTGCTGCTCGAAACCCAGCAGGTTGAGCTGCTGGAACAGGCCAGGGAAATTGCCCAGTTCAACAAGCGCTTCATCAGAATTGGGCAATTACTGTCCGCCGAAGGACAGCAGACCTTCCAGGCTACCTTTGCTGGGGTGAATGCCATTTGCCACAATACCACGCAAATTGTAGGCATCGGGCGATCGCTCACCGATGAACTACATACGATTCAAGACACGTCCCAACTGATTGCTAAGGTGAGCCAACAGGTGCGGCATTTGTCCGTCCAGGCGGCCATTGTTGCCAACCATGTGGGGGTGGAGATGGCGGGGTTCAGCCACATTACCGCTGAGATTGGCAAGCTGGTGAATCAAACCTTGGATGCCGGACGCCGGATGGATCGCTTAGCCAGCCGTTTCCATAGCCGCGTGCAGGCGCTGACCGACTCGGCCCAGTCGGGCACCACGGTGGCGCAATCCCTGCTGCAGAAAATTGAACAGGCTCAAACGGCCTTAGCGGAACTTGAAAGGCTGGTGCAGGGGCCCATTCAATCCCTGACGGAGACCGATTCATCCGCCACCCTGGGGCTCTCGCCTAATATCCAAGATGCGACCCAGGAGTTGATCCAAAAAATTGCTACAGCGGAAGCCACGGTGACGGATTTAGAGCAATTTCTGCATCGCCGTGATTCGGAACCGCTGATTCAAAAAATTAAGCGAGCCCTGGAACAAAATCGCCAGAAACTGCCCCCCTACGATCAGGGTTGAACACCAGCGCTGCCAACTACCTGTGGGACTCCCCTGCTTCCTAGGAGCTACCTGCATTTCCTAGCCAGCGGGCCTAGACTAATTCTTGGATTGCCCGCTACATTTTGCCCTCACCCTAAATCCCTCTCCCTCTGGGAGAGGGACTTTGAGGCGTCTTAAATTATGTAGCGACATTAATTATGTAGCAACATTTTGAAGACGTGATCTTAGACCACATATTGGGTGGGTGGACGGTAGGTGACGGAATCTTGCTGCATTTGCTGCTTGAGCTGGGCAAGCGATCGCAGCCGTCCATCTCGGGCGGATTCAAATTCGGCATTGATGCGTAGGGCTTGGTCATAGGCAGCGATCGCTGATTCGTACTGCTCCATCTGCTCTAGCGATCGCCCCCGATCATGCCAGGCCCACTGGTTGTGGGGCTGCAGTTGCGATACTTTGGCGTAGGCTGCTGCGGCTTCTTTGTATTTTTTCAGTTGCTCCAGCAGGGCTGCTAGCTTGAACCAAGCAATATGGTCATCGGCTTGGAGCTTCACCACTTTGCTGTAGGAGGACGCTGCTTCCCGATAGCGCTGCAAATTTTCCAGGGCCATGCCCTGCATCAACCAAGCATTGGCATCGGTTGGATCATCGCGCAGGGTACGGGCACAGGCGGCGATCGCTTCTTGGTAGTGCTGGAGATGGTAAAGCTGATCGACCTTGCGCTGGGTCATCAGCACCTGTTTGCGGCTCTCCACAGCTAGGTGGAAATCAGGCTTGAGGTTAACAGCGCGATCGTAGGCCTCCACGGCTTCATCAAACTGCCCGGAATGCTCCAGCACCTGCCCCCGGTCGTGCCAGGCCCAATAGTTGCCCGGCTGAATCTGGATCACCTTGTCGTAGGCGGCCAGCGCTTCTGGGTAGCGTTTCAGGTGTTCCAGCGCCTTGCCGCGCTTAAACCAGGCTAGATAATCATTAGGCTGAACTTCAATCACCCGCTGATAGGAGCTAGCGGCATCTTCATAGTGGTGCAGGTTTTCAAAGGCGATGCCGCGCTTAAACCAAGCCAAGTAGTCATTGGGGGCAATCTGGATCACCTTGTCGTAGCATTCAATGGCTTTGCGGTAGCGCTGCTGCTGAAACAGTTCATCGGCACGTTCAAACCAGACGAAATGGGCGTCGGAATATTTGGCAGGCGGTACGGTGCGATCACCTAGGGATAGCTGATCGCGCTGGGCTGATTTAACCGCTGAGTTGACGGTGGGTAAAATCACCGTGTCGTGCTTCGGTGATGCCAGAACCTGCAGAGCTTCCATGGCTTCTACGGCGGATTGGTAGCGCTGGCGATAGTCATAGCGCACCATCAAGTCGATGATATCGGCCAGGGCTGGGCTGATGGTCTGGATGCGATCGCGCCACAGCAGTTCACCCGTGCGGGCATCGTAGCGCAGCTTCGAGGGCGATAGACCAGTCAGCATTTGAATGCCCACAATGCCTAAGGAGTACACATCGCTGCAGTAGCGAGGGCGTCCAGCCAACTGTTCATTAGGCATATACCCCGACGAGCCCACGGCAATGGTAAAGGTGGATTCTTCTTCCAGGTTGATGGGTTGAGAGCCAATTTGCTTGACGGCTCCAAAGTCAATCAACACTACTTTTTGATCATGCTGGCGGCGAATTAAATTGGATGGCTTAATGTCGCGATGGATAACCTGCTGTTCATGAACAAAGGCCAGGGTTGATAAAACATCCTGCAGAAAATCGATGACTTCATCTTCAGGAAAACAGACGTTTTTCTTGATGGTTTTATTAAGAACGCGCCCTTCTATAAATTCCTGCACCAGATAAAATTCTCGGTGTTCTTCAAAGTGGGCAAAGAGCCGAGGAATTTGATCGTGGTTGCCCAGTTGATACAGCACTTCTGCCTCTCGGTCAAACAGGCGTGTTGCCGCTTGCCAAGCTGCCTGACCGTCTACTTGAGGTTTTAATTGCTTGACCACACAGGTTGGCTTGCCTGGTAAATGGCGATCGACGGCTAGGAACGTTTGCCCAAAGCCCCCGCCACCGAGGTGTTCCGTGATTTGATAACGTCCGCCGATTGTTGTTCCTAGCATGGGTAGATGCGGCTTCCAAAATACTGTATGACGTCGGGTTGGCTCGAAATGATGCCCCTCAGGTGGTGAAGAT encodes:
- the plsX gene encoding phosphate acyltransferase PlsX; this encodes MGSNRARIAVDAMGGDHAPAEIVAGALRAQEELDADILLVGDPQQIREEIHRHGSSSHLEVVPAEGTIEMHEEPLTALRRKPQASINVAMDLVKQNRADGVVSAGHSGAAMAAALLRLGRLPGIDRPAIGAIFPTLTPGKSVVILDVGANVDCRPRFLEQFAVMGGIYSQYALGIDHPKVGLLNIGEESSKGNDLAVRTHQMLQDNSRIDFVGNAEGRDVLSGEFDVIVCDGFVGNVLLKFAEAIAEVLLQIMRDELPRGLHGKVGVSLLKPNLRRIKQRIDHAEHGGGLLLGVNGICIISHGSSQAPSVFNAIRLAKEAVDHQVLERIQSQYQDAIAEVDGQRSLSRQSDTTESVE
- a CDS encoding response regulator transcription factor produces the protein MENHKEKILVVDDEASIRRILETRLSMIGYDVVTAADGEEALDTFRTTAPDLVVLDVMMPKLDGYGVCQELRKESDVPIIMLTALGDVADRITGLELGADDYVVKPFSPKELEARIRSVLRRVEKVGTTGIPSSGVIQINNIRIDTNKRQVYKGDERIRLTGMEFSLLELLVGRSGEPFSRSEILQEVWGYTPERHVDTRVVDVHISRLRAKLEDDPSNPELILTARGTGYLFQRITEPGEGE
- the radA gene encoding DNA repair protein RadA — its product is MSKSRTQYVCQDCGAESAQLFGKCPFCGSWNSMVEQAPSSTSTASRPAASAIAVKTPNTPPQAVASLTLPQISDHPQARLPSGYGELDRVLGGGIVPGSLVLIGGDPGIGKSTLLLQVANQVARQQRVLYVCAEESGQQVKLRSQRLGVGQPQDDHTDPPDLYLLPEIDLEAILAELTSLKPQVAVIDSIQAIYYRALNSAPGSVSQVRECTTALMQLAKRQNISLFIVGHVTKDGAIAGPKVLEHLVDTVLYFEGDRFASHRLLRAVKNRFGATHEIGIFEMVDQGLAEVLNPSALFLGTRQEAVPGTCTIVACEGTRPLVIELQALVSPTSYPSPRRSATGIEYSRLLQILAVLEKRVGIPLSKLDAYVASSGGLTVGEPAADLGVAIAVAASFRDRIVDPNTVLIGEVGLGGQVRPISQMEIRLKEAAKLGFQRAIVPKGTTVPKLDLEVIPVGRVVDAIAAALLPNDSSATATPEPDP
- a CDS encoding serine/threonine-protein kinase; protein product: MLGTTIGGRYQITEHLGGGGFGQTFLAVDRHLPGKPTCVVKQLKPQVDGQAAWQAATRLFDREAEVLYQLGNHDQIPRLFAHFEEHREFYLVQEFIEGRVLNKTIKKNVCFPEDEVIDFLQDVLSTLAFVHEQQVIHRDIKPSNLIRRQHDQKVVLIDFGAVKQIGSQPINLEEESTFTIAVGSSGYMPNEQLAGRPRYCSDVYSLGIVGIQMLTGLSPSKLRYDARTGELLWRDRIQTISPALADIIDLMVRYDYRQRYQSAVEAMEALQVLASPKHDTVILPTVNSAVKSAQRDQLSLGDRTVPPAKYSDAHFVWFERADELFQQQRYRKAIECYDKVIQIAPNDYLAWFKRGIAFENLHHYEDAASSYQRVIEVQPNDYLAWFKRGKALEHLKRYPEALAAYDKVIQIQPGNYWAWHDRGQVLEHSGQFDEAVEAYDRAVNLKPDFHLAVESRKQVLMTQRKVDQLYHLQHYQEAIAACARTLRDDPTDANAWLMQGMALENLQRYREAASSYSKVVKLQADDHIAWFKLAALLEQLKKYKEAAAAYAKVSQLQPHNQWAWHDRGRSLEQMEQYESAIAAYDQALRINAEFESARDGRLRSLAQLKQQMQQDSVTYRPPTQYVV